A portion of the Blautia hansenii DSM 20583 genome contains these proteins:
- a CDS encoding SPFH domain-containing protein, with protein sequence MALFNRSNRKGGFMDEIRCDEPSYLIWKWHPSGSQVGANNRENAIRWGSSLRVKDGEVAVFVYKQKDGTMQDFIVGPFDQTIKTANFPVLASIVGLAYEGGTAFQAEVYFINLARIIQVKFGVPYFDVYDPRFADFGVPVAVRGTISFGIADYREFIKLHRLSTFNLDDFQKQIRDAVNRYVKDVVANAPAAHDIPVVQIENKTALINDVVEYDLSERLKETFGVVVSGIDIGAIEIDKSSDGYRQLMSVTKDLAGATAKAEAEARIRDIHAKQRIEAEHYEGTLRIQREEGQYAQHKQTQTANLGAFQVEKQAEVGVAGANALGQMGANGAGNVNFGGGDGTGFNMAAMMASMAVGGAVGQNIAGAMNNMMGGINQQTVPGAVPPPIPTVAYHVAINGQAAGPFNISVLAQMATSGQLTADSLVWKNGMAQWVKAGTVDELQGIFITIPPIPEK encoded by the coding sequence ATGGCTTTATTTAATAGAAGCAACCGCAAAGGCGGTTTTATGGACGAGATACGTTGTGACGAGCCTTCGTATCTTATTTGGAAATGGCATCCGTCTGGTTCCCAGGTAGGTGCTAATAATAGAGAAAACGCTATTCGTTGGGGATCTTCTCTGCGAGTAAAGGATGGCGAAGTTGCTGTTTTTGTATATAAGCAAAAAGACGGAACTATGCAAGATTTTATTGTCGGTCCTTTCGACCAGACAATCAAGACTGCAAACTTTCCTGTTCTTGCAAGCATTGTAGGACTGGCATACGAGGGTGGTACTGCGTTCCAGGCGGAAGTTTATTTCATAAATCTTGCTCGCATCATTCAAGTAAAATTCGGTGTTCCATACTTTGATGTGTATGATCCAAGATTTGCAGATTTCGGTGTTCCCGTTGCTGTCAGAGGTACTATCAGCTTCGGTATTGCCGATTATCGTGAGTTCATCAAATTACATAGACTGAGTACATTCAACCTGGATGATTTCCAGAAGCAGATTCGTGATGCTGTCAATCGCTATGTGAAAGATGTTGTCGCTAATGCTCCTGCTGCCCATGACATTCCAGTTGTTCAGATTGAAAACAAAACAGCACTGATTAACGATGTTGTAGAATATGATCTCAGCGAAAGATTGAAAGAAACTTTCGGTGTTGTTGTGTCGGGCATTGATATTGGTGCGATTGAAATTGATAAGTCCAGTGATGGATACCGTCAGCTTATGAGCGTAACAAAAGATCTTGCCGGAGCTACTGCAAAAGCTGAAGCCGAAGCAAGAATCAGAGATATTCACGCTAAACAGCGAATTGAGGCCGAGCACTATGAAGGAACTCTCCGTATTCAGCGTGAGGAAGGTCAGTACGCACAACACAAGCAAACTCAAACAGCAAACCTTGGTGCGTTCCAAGTTGAGAAACAGGCAGAAGTCGGTGTTGCTGGTGCGAATGCCCTTGGTCAGATGGGAGCAAACGGAGCCGGTAATGTTAATTTTGGCGGTGGTGATGGAACAGGATTCAATATGGCTGCTATGATGGCAAGTATGGCTGTTGGAGGAGCGGTTGGTCAGAATATCGCTGGTGCCATGAATAACATGATGGGTGGCATCAATCAGCAGACAGTACCCGGTGCTGTACCTCCGCCTATTCCTACTGTAGCATATCATGTGGCGATCAATGGACAAGCTGCCGGACCTTTTAATATTTCTGTGTTGGCACAGATGGCAACCTCAGGACAGCTTACTGCTGATAGCTTGGTTTGGAAAAATGGAATGGCACAATGGGTAAAAGCTGGAACTGTAGATGAATTACAGGGTATTTTTATCACTATACCTCCAATTCCAGAAAAATAA
- a CDS encoding DUF6809 family protein, producing MKILEEFWYGNIEPTDYDTSSCKEYKKLQELICRNEEKLRAAMTDEQKALFEKYTDCVREHQTIMECLIFQNSFKLGARMILEVMNKTISYLMPPAGEILRVAFVVER from the coding sequence ATGAAAATCCTTGAGGAATTTTGGTACGGCAATATCGAGCCTACCGACTACGATACTTCTTCCTGTAAGGAGTACAAGAAATTACAGGAACTGATTTGCCGGAATGAAGAAAAACTCCGAGCAGCTATGACGGACGAGCAGAAAGCATTGTTCGAGAAATACACGGATTGTGTCCGAGAACATCAAACCATTATGGAGTGCCTGATATTCCAGAATAGCTTCAAACTGGGAGCCAGGATGATCTTAGAAGTCATGAATAAAACGATAAGCTATTTGATGCCACCCGCGGGAGAAATCCTTCGGGTGGCTTTTGTTGTGGAAAGATAA
- a CDS encoding zinc ribbon domain-containing protein, with amino-acid sequence MAFCMNCGQHLPEGAKFCSNCGTATGEVKGESSQRKTVYDGELHKCPNCGEIINAFVTICPACNYEIRGAKASSIVKEFADKLEQIERTREAQKSHSFIGKLYGSDGQLNKTDEQKISLIRSFSIPNTKEDIFEFMILAASNIDLKLYGLGDKGVITASQRAVSDAWLAKFEQAYEKASFAFVTSHDFLGIKDIHDKKIKQLKRKKLEIPLLIFGILALAFLPWLFVLIL; translated from the coding sequence GTGGCGTTTTGCATGAATTGTGGTCAGCACCTACCAGAAGGTGCAAAGTTCTGCTCAAATTGTGGAACTGCGACGGGAGAGGTTAAAGGAGAGTCATCACAGCGAAAAACTGTATATGATGGAGAATTACATAAATGCCCGAATTGTGGTGAGATAATTAATGCATTTGTTACCATTTGCCCTGCCTGCAATTATGAGATTCGAGGTGCAAAGGCATCTTCCATCGTGAAAGAATTTGCTGATAAATTAGAACAAATTGAGAGAACGAGAGAGGCTCAAAAATCCCATTCATTTATTGGTAAGCTGTATGGTAGTGATGGGCAGTTGAATAAAACAGATGAACAAAAGATTAGTTTGATAAGGAGTTTTTCAATCCCCAACACCAAAGAGGATATTTTTGAATTTATGATTTTAGCGGCATCAAACATTGATTTGAAATTATATGGACTTGGCGATAAGGGCGTTATCACAGCCTCACAGAGAGCTGTATCTGATGCGTGGTTGGCAAAGTTTGAGCAGGCATATGAGAAAGCCAGTTTTGCGTTTGTAACTTCTCATGACTTTTTAGGAATAAAAGATATTCACGACAAAAAAATCAAACAACTAAAAAGAAAGAAGTTAGAAATCCCCCTGTTGATATTTGGAATTCTTGCGCTTGCTTTTTTACCTTGGTTGTTTGTGTTAATTCTATGA
- a CDS encoding helix-turn-helix domain-containing protein, translated as MRMSYKKLWLMLVEKEISAATLRKDLNIATGTMTKLRRNEEVALSVLLRICEYLDCNIGDICDAVRVESD; from the coding sequence ATGAGAATGAGCTATAAAAAGCTATGGCTAATGCTTGTGGAGAAGGAAATATCTGCTGCGACACTTCGCAAAGATTTAAATATAGCAACTGGAACAATGACAAAACTGCGTCGCAACGAAGAAGTTGCTCTATCGGTCCTGCTCCGTATCTGTGAGTATCTGGATTGCAATATCGGTGATATATGCGATGCGGTTCGAGTAGAAAGCGACTGA